One Drosophila santomea strain STO CAGO 1482 chromosome X, Prin_Dsan_1.1, whole genome shotgun sequence DNA segment encodes these proteins:
- the LOC120457006 gene encoding E3 ubiquitin-protein ligase BRE1A → MLETKSIAALAFEETPRKRKRETLYKNAPPPPNAQQQPPEKDAQDAAVVASTESCFTNAAFSSTPKKLMVARRRLAKENSHINPFPGLEVKSIADLAQQQQPMSTNPFEVLRQPPKKKKREHACFENPGLNLELPEKQFNPYEVVRLAATPAKGFVNPGLNLRGSDAPASLNPFEIHRPSEASEAACNPAGVANPALDEQLPTSLKIGLPFTPTLGCRIDFHGMSLTQLTPSKLLAEKLVFSPVPVPVGVAAPKRSLGAISEESSMDIGKELDRYQLELENSINEAKLRKNGVLLDREVTRHSLEVELPKNTKVSHSLVMETETQVVMNTQVDTQVERRLVCTRRSTLTEISEAPEVEEVEEDKEELLEKDPEAEEIREQERMLEQEMLSERERHSKREQQLEQEKLLERQRHLEREKLQEKLHEQLREKLQERAKHLEQEKLEEERLERQLQEEGEPVDGDVAYASESDDEPDDLDFKAPTRFVRAYRPAALPTKAASKESLHSIASTKSSKSAEVKPSGGMKGMIRKSIRRLMHPTAHTSPEKCEDKDGHGHGQGPHHNILNSIRHSLRRRPQKAAELEEQMEPVLADVSIVDTSERTMKLRSSVAQTEYMTIEQLTNEKKHSLRNSIRRSTRDVLRHVFHKSHDAYATAK, encoded by the exons ATGTTGGAGACGAAGAGCATAGCTGCATTGGCATTCGAGGAGACGCCGCGCAAGCGCAAAAGGGAGACACTCTATAAAAATGCTCCCCCGCCCCCGAATGCGCAGCAACAACCCCCAGAAAAGGACGCACAGGATGCAGCTGTCGTCGCGTCGACGGAGTCCTGCTTCACCAACGCCGCCTTCAGTTCGACGCCCAAGAAGCTGATGGTGGCCCGTCGCCGTTTGGCCAAGGAGAATAGCCATATCAATCCGTTTCCCGGCTTGGAGGTCAAGTCTATAGCTGATcttgcccagcagcagcagccgatGTCCACCAATCCTTTCGAGGTCCTGCGCCAGCCgcccaagaagaagaagcgcGAGCACGCCTGCTTCGAGAATCCTGGCCTGAATTTGGAGCTGCCCGAGAAGCAGTTCAATCCATATGAG GTTGTCCGTTTGGCAGCCACGCCCGCCAAGGGCTTCGTGAATCCTGGCCTGAATTTGCGCGGCAGTGATGCGCCAGCCTCGCTAAATCCCTTCGAGATCCATCGGCCCAGCGAGGCGTCCGAGGCTGCCTGCAATCCCGCAGGTGTGGCCAATCCGGCACTGGATGAGCAGCTGCCCACCAGCCTGAAGATCGGCTTGCCATTCACACCCACGCTTGGCTGTCGCATCGATTTTCACGGCATGTCGCTGACGCAGCTAACGCCCAGCAAGTTGCTGGCCGAGAAGCTGGTCTTTTCACCCGTGCCCGTTCCCGTTGGCGTTGCAGCGCCCAAGAGATCGCTGGGCGCCATCAGCGAGGAGTCCTCGATGGACATTGGCAAGGAGCTGGATCGCTAtcaactggagctggagaacAGCATCAACGAGGCGAAGCTGAGAAAGAATGGCGTGCTGCTGGATAGGGAGGTGACCAGGCATAGCTTGGAGGTGGAACTGCCCAAGAACACCAAGGTGTCCCACTCGCTGGTCATGGAGACGGAGACCCAGGTGGTGATGAACACACAGGTGGACACTCAAGTGGAGAGGCGTCTGGTTTGCACCAGAAGAAGCACACTTACCGAGATCAGTGAGGCGCCcgaggtggaggaggtggaggaggacaAGGAGGAGCTGCTCGAAAAAGATCCCGAGGCCGAGGAGATTCGCGAGCAGGAGAGGATGCTAGAGCAAGAGATGCTCTCAGAGAGGGAGAGACACTCAAAGAGGGAGCAGCAATTGGAGCAGGAGAAACTGCTGGAGAGACAGAGACACTTGGAGCGCGAGAAGCTGCAGGAGAAGCTGCACGAGCAGCTGCGCGAAAAACTCCAGGAGAGAGCCAAGCATCTGGAGCAGGagaagctggaggaggagcggCTGGAGAGGCAGCTGCAAGAGGAAGGGGAGCCAGTCGACGGCGATGTGGCCTATGCCTCCGAATCCGACGACGAGCCCGACGATCTGGACTTCAAGGCGCCCACGCGTTTCGTGCGCGCCTACAGACCCGCCGCTCTGCCCACCAAGGCGGCCAGCAAGGAGTCGCTCCACTCCATCGCCTCCACCAAGTCCTCGAAATCGGCGGAAGTCAAGCCCAGTGGCGGCATGAAGGGCATGATTAGAAAGTCGATCCGCAGACTGATGCATCCCACGGCGCACACGTCGCCCGAGAAATGCGAGGACAAGGATGGACATGGCCATGGACAAGGACCCCATCACAACATACTCAATAGCATACGGCATAGTTTGCGACGCAGGCCACAGAAGGCAGCGGAGTTGGAGGAGCAGATGGAGCCCGTGCTCGCCGATGTCTCCATCGTCGACACCAGCGAACGGACCATGAAGCTGCGCTCGAGCGTCGCCCAAACGGAGT
- the LOC120457385 gene encoding Alstrom syndrome protein 1 homolog a-like isoform X1, with the protein MSSSRHRRPTKSSRVPPQAREYISAMAEDRELERFMAFSSTASSAASGSTHSCALGSVLPPASASMEHKSRPASGRRRRTKSSDHPPDKEEAEEQLQELPVSPPISKHTIPQLTSPKSQVTRTKSDEYTIIPIVLASSPSFRPVAATQTISQSAEDLRTPTKSPKMQSKKTQTPESALKSHKRLEWDPAADVGYYKRALSTSNISTLERSVLEDCGWRQPTQQRHETDADRVQRQEAEEPSPMPDKPTPPLACSTFVNRSDRVKPLSTRMDSMGSSLSYGKGDSRQKSQSKSKREDSGGSSRQMDSRSSSRKESNQGSSKEKDKARGATQIDSPKEEFIGSRKKEDLRLSSCVQDPQISSRRASMISSRRESLSSYRRDDSRLNSQNSSRLGSHVSSRAENSRSSSRRESQATSLYGSSATSSFDYHIHMEQEVQVVQRDEGRQKEKEDEPKEQLENEQHQKDVRQGVHRRREQRDKDQQLDREQKAIQQRKAEQREKEREQEREYTATQFEKIWSSRRHENKENQQPQNSVVNPSTGATAIASTSSSSIEMGSGSRPRGELDLGIDLLCSLVKTRSLSQGQKKKLVRDIARRISCLELAESSTSLRSLSTNTKEQLKVSTGSQQRQDAATNTTQSSSRSSSKAERITLPVPAPRKRGTAGTPSPLPVSLSHSGSTSASRELITQKTNVPTREAASTDAEAEPSDSQEWLNPMTQSEIEYEQRLKGGADAERRKQLNWIDTEIRRLEALQKLLFNAIATLPNSSHIEADKESERPPMEYLLPQGMPAEVFEEVENPGTPTTPPLPMRIESAGMTLRKLPQTPTPPAPPPPPPPAHLNQQKPLGRKKMATPVLASSSSTSGGGRSESVCSFVQQRQRQFREHYQNQQQQQLLLLQQQKLYQQQKQLNQQKDLLKQKQQQCAAHCEHCGHQRTCVHQQHCPQYQRRQQETQKQHDEREQYMQMQYAQAAGSGYATPLQSGSAGYSCADNKEAIYYQVVNSQGAASYVQATMMSTGAQGHEASATGGGAGGSAISRSTTTTTSSSTSMMCISSDMSIPMGMVNTCETTTTTTTHQYDDVACQRVRRLRKETRQLHAESMQRQTLQVRPRAIAYAIQFTPAGDSEVFPETRSLQDQLQLARPEFCAKSKQRKAILNQMQMIRNHRRQELDNLLCENTSLETLDRRLQQLPPPATSRLRVFTTREMKAMTTKRCQSLPEVMAAQSRQQEERRRRCNRLMRDVFNKRLQNRVANGQISLNHSAAII; encoded by the exons ATGTCCAGTTCCCGCCATCGCAGGCCGACGAAATCATCCCGCGTTCCTCCGCAAGCCCGCGAATATATCAGCGCAATGGCCGAGGACCGGGAATTGGAGCGATTCATGGCCTTCTCGTCGACGGCAAGCAGTGCAGCCAGTGGCAGCACCCACAGCTGTGCCCTGGGCTCAGTCCTGCCGCCAGCTTCTGCCTCCATGGAACATAAATCGCGGCCAGCATCCGGCCGCAGGCGTCGCACGAAGAGCAGCGATCATCCGCCTGACAAAGAAGAAGCAGAGGAACAGCTCCAGGAACTGCCAGTGTCACCACCAATCAGTAAACACACAATCCCCCAGTTGACATCTCCAAAATCACAAGTAACTCGCACAAAATCTGATGAATACACCATAATACCCATTGTATTGGCCAGTAGCCCCAGTTTTCGTCCCGTAGCAGCCACACAAACCATCTCCCAGTCCGCCGAGGACCTACGCACACCCACCAAGTCGCCCAAGATGCAGAGCAAAAAGACGCAGACACCAGAGTCTGCCCTCAAGTCGCACAAGCGCCTGGAATGGGATCCTGCGGCCGATGTGGGCTACTACAAGAGGGCACTGTCCACGAGTAACATCAGCACCCTGGAGCGATCGGTACTGGAGGATTGTGGCTGGCGTCAGCCCACCCAGCAGCGACACGAGACCGATGCGGATAGAGTGCAGCGccaggaggcggaggagcCGTCGCCAATGCCGGATAAGCCAACGCCACCGCTGGCTTGCAGTACATTTGTCAATCGCAGCGATCGCGTGAAGCCTTTGAGCACTAGAATGGATTCCATGGGTAGTTCGTTGAGCTATGGAAAGGGGGATTCTCGGCAGAAATCCCAAAGTAAATCCAAGAGGGAGGATTCCGGAGGCAGCTCTCGTCAGATGGATTCGCGCAGCAGCTCACGCAAGGAGTCAAACCAAGGCAGTTCGAAAGAGAAAGACAAAGCTAGAGGGGCTACCCAAATTGACTCCCCCAAAGAAGAATTTATCGGCAGTCGTAAGAAAGAAGATTTAAGACTTTCTTCGTGTGTGCAAGATCCACAGATTAGTTCGCGCAGAGCATCGATGATTAGCTCGCGGAGGGAATCACTGAGCAGTTACAGAAGAGACGACTCCAGGCTCAACTCGCAGAACAGCTCCCGATTGGGATCACATGTCAGCTCAAGGGCGGAGAATTCGCGTTCCAGCTCAAGGCGGGAATCGCAAGCCACCTCGCTGTACGGCAGTTCGGCGACCAGTAGCTTTGATTACCACATACACATGGAACAGGAAGTTCAGGTGGTCCAGCGGGATGAAGGGAGgcagaaggagaaggaggatgAGCCGAAGGAGCAACTGGAAAACGAGCAGCACCAAAAAGATGTGCGGCAAGGGGTACACAGGCGAAGAGAACAGCGGGACAAGGATCAACAGCTGGATAGGGAACAGAAGGCCATTCAGCAAAGAAAAGCTGAACAGCGCGAGAAGGAGCGCGAGCAGGAGCGAGAGTACACGGCAACGCAGTTCGAGAAGATTTGGAGCAGTCGGCGGCATGAGAACAAGGAGAACCAGCAACCCCAGAACTCTGTAGTGAACCCCTCCACCGGCGCAACTGCAATTGCCTCCACATCCTCCTCATCGATAGAAATGGGATCAGGGAGTAGACCGCGCGGGGAGTTGGATCTGGGAATCGATTTGCTCTGTTCTCTGGTGAAAACCCGCAGCCTCAGCCAGGGACAGAAGAAGAAACTCGTCAGGGATATTGCCAGGCGTATCTCCTGTCTGGAACTGGCCGAATCCAGCACTAGTTTGCGCTCCCTGAGCACAAACACAAAGGAGCAGCTGAAGG TATCTACAGGATCACAGCAGCGGCAAGATGCGGCCACCAATACGACCCAGTCCAGTTCGAGAAGCTCCTCGAAAGCTGAACGCATTACTCTACCCGTGCCTGCTCCACGAAAGCGAGGAACTGCGGGAACACCTTCGCCACTGCCTGTCAGTTTATCGCACAGCGGCTCAACCAGCGCCTCACGCGAGCTGATCACCCAAAAGACCAATGTACCAACGCGCGAGGCTGCCTCAACGGATGCAGAAGCCGAGCCCTCGGATTCGCAGGAGTGGCTGAATCCCATGACCCAGAGTGAAATAGAGTACGAGCAGCGTTTGAAGGGCGGCGCGGATGCGGAGCGAAGGAAGCAGCTCAACTGGATCGACACAGAGATTCGTCGCCTGGAGGCGCTGCAGAAGCTGTTGTTCAATGCCATTGCCACGTTGCCCAACAGTTCGCACATTGAAGCGGACAAGGAATCTGAGCGACCGCCAATGGAGTATCTTTTGCCACAAGGAATGCCAGCTGAGGTCTTTGAAGAGGTGGAAAATCCGGGAACACCAACTACACCGCCGCTCCCAATGCGAATTGAATCGGCGGGAATGACGCTCAGGAAACTGCCTCAAACTCCTACGCCGCCagcaccgccaccaccaccaccaccagctcACCTTAACCAGCAGAAACCACTGGGCCGCAAAAAGATGGCCACTCCCGTGCTCGCCTCGAGTAGCTCCACCAGTGGCGGTGGTCGCAGCGAAAGTGTTTGCTCCTTTGTCCAGCAAAGGCAGCGGCAGTTCCGCGAGCATTATCagaaccagcagcagcaacagttgctactgctgcagcaacagaaactctaccagcagcagaagcagctaAACCAGCAAAAAGATCTTTTgaaacagaagcagcaacagtgTGCTGCTCATTGCGAGCATTGTGGGCACCAGCGGACTTGTGTTCATCAGCAGCATTGCCCG CAATACCAGCGGCGACAGCAGGAGACACAGAAGCAACACGACGAACGAGAGCAATATATGCAGATGCAGTACGCCCAGGCGGCGGGCAGTGGCTATGCCACTCCACTCCAGAGTGGCAGCGCCGGCTATAGCTGTGCGGATAACAAGGAAGCCATCTACTACCAGGTGGTCAACTCGCAGGGAGCAGCTAGCTATGTGCAAGCAACGATGATGAGCACAGGGGCACAGGGACACGAAGCATCTGCAACTggcggaggagcaggcggGTCGGCCATCAGCAGGTCgaccacaaccaccaccagtTCGTCCACCTCGATGATGTGCATCAGCTCGGATATGTCCATACCCATGGGCATGGTGAACACGTGTGAGACCACCACCACGACCACCACACATCAGTACGACGATGTGGCATGCCAGCGGGTGCGCAGGCTGCGCAAGGAGACCAGGCAGCTGCATGCAGAGAGCATGCAACGCCAGACGCTGCAAGTGCGTCCACGTGCCATTGCCTATGCCATTCAGTTTACGCCGGCGGGCGACAGTGAGGTGTTTCCGGAAACGCGTTCCTTGCAGGATCAACTGCAGCTGGCACGTCCCGAGTTCTGTGCCAAGTCCAAGCAGCGCAAGGCCATACTGAACCAGATGCAGATGATACGCAACCATCGGCGCCAGGAGCTCGACAATCTGCTGTGCGAGAATACCAGCTTGGAGACGCTGGACAGGCGtctgcagcagctgccacCGCCAGCCACAT CTCGCTTGAGGGTATTTACCACCAGGGAAATGAAGGCGATGACCACCAAACGCTGCCAAAGTCTGCCGGAAGTGATGGCCGCCCAAAGTCGGCAGCAGGAGGAGCGGCGCCGTCGCTGCAATCGTCTGATGCGGGATGTCTTCAACAAG CGCCTTCAAAATCGCGTGGCCAACGGACAAATTTCGCTCAATCACAGTGCGGCAATCATCTAG
- the LOC120457385 gene encoding Alstrom syndrome protein 1 homolog a-like isoform X2, with translation MSSSRHRRPTKSSRVPPQAREYISAMAEDRELERFMAFSSTASSAASGSTHSCALGSVLPPASASMEHKSRPASGRRRRTKSSDHPPDKEEAEEQLQELPVSPPISKHTIPQLTSPKSQVTRTKSDEYTIIPIVLASSPSFRPVAATQTISQSAEDLRTPTKSPKMQSKKTQTPESALKSHKRLEWDPAADVGYYKRALSTSNISTLERSVLEDCGWRQPTQQRHETDADRVQRQEAEEPSPMPDKPTPPLACSTFVNRSDRVKPLSTRMDSMGSSLSYGKGDSRQKSQSKSKREDSGGSSRQMDSRSSSRKESNQGSSKEKDKARGATQIDSPKEEFIGSRKKEDLRLSSCVQDPQISSRRASMISSRRESLSSYRRDDSRLNSQNSSRLGSHVSSRAENSRSSSRRESQATSLYGSSATSSFDYHIHMEQEVQVVQRDEGRQKEKEDEPKEQLENEQHQKDVRQGVHRRREQRDKDQQLDREQKAIQQRKAEQREKEREQEREYTATQFEKIWSSRRHENKENQQPQNSVVNPSTGATAIASTSSSSIEMGSGSRPRGELDLGIDLLCSLVKTRSLSQGQKKKLVRDIARRISCLELAESSTSLRSLSTNTKEQLKGSQQRQDAATNTTQSSSRSSSKAERITLPVPAPRKRGTAGTPSPLPVSLSHSGSTSASRELITQKTNVPTREAASTDAEAEPSDSQEWLNPMTQSEIEYEQRLKGGADAERRKQLNWIDTEIRRLEALQKLLFNAIATLPNSSHIEADKESERPPMEYLLPQGMPAEVFEEVENPGTPTTPPLPMRIESAGMTLRKLPQTPTPPAPPPPPPPAHLNQQKPLGRKKMATPVLASSSSTSGGGRSESVCSFVQQRQRQFREHYQNQQQQQLLLLQQQKLYQQQKQLNQQKDLLKQKQQQCAAHCEHCGHQRTCVHQQHCPQYQRRQQETQKQHDEREQYMQMQYAQAAGSGYATPLQSGSAGYSCADNKEAIYYQVVNSQGAASYVQATMMSTGAQGHEASATGGGAGGSAISRSTTTTTSSSTSMMCISSDMSIPMGMVNTCETTTTTTTHQYDDVACQRVRRLRKETRQLHAESMQRQTLQVRPRAIAYAIQFTPAGDSEVFPETRSLQDQLQLARPEFCAKSKQRKAILNQMQMIRNHRRQELDNLLCENTSLETLDRRLQQLPPPATSRLRVFTTREMKAMTTKRCQSLPEVMAAQSRQQEERRRRCNRLMRDVFNKRLQNRVANGQISLNHSAAII, from the exons ATGTCCAGTTCCCGCCATCGCAGGCCGACGAAATCATCCCGCGTTCCTCCGCAAGCCCGCGAATATATCAGCGCAATGGCCGAGGACCGGGAATTGGAGCGATTCATGGCCTTCTCGTCGACGGCAAGCAGTGCAGCCAGTGGCAGCACCCACAGCTGTGCCCTGGGCTCAGTCCTGCCGCCAGCTTCTGCCTCCATGGAACATAAATCGCGGCCAGCATCCGGCCGCAGGCGTCGCACGAAGAGCAGCGATCATCCGCCTGACAAAGAAGAAGCAGAGGAACAGCTCCAGGAACTGCCAGTGTCACCACCAATCAGTAAACACACAATCCCCCAGTTGACATCTCCAAAATCACAAGTAACTCGCACAAAATCTGATGAATACACCATAATACCCATTGTATTGGCCAGTAGCCCCAGTTTTCGTCCCGTAGCAGCCACACAAACCATCTCCCAGTCCGCCGAGGACCTACGCACACCCACCAAGTCGCCCAAGATGCAGAGCAAAAAGACGCAGACACCAGAGTCTGCCCTCAAGTCGCACAAGCGCCTGGAATGGGATCCTGCGGCCGATGTGGGCTACTACAAGAGGGCACTGTCCACGAGTAACATCAGCACCCTGGAGCGATCGGTACTGGAGGATTGTGGCTGGCGTCAGCCCACCCAGCAGCGACACGAGACCGATGCGGATAGAGTGCAGCGccaggaggcggaggagcCGTCGCCAATGCCGGATAAGCCAACGCCACCGCTGGCTTGCAGTACATTTGTCAATCGCAGCGATCGCGTGAAGCCTTTGAGCACTAGAATGGATTCCATGGGTAGTTCGTTGAGCTATGGAAAGGGGGATTCTCGGCAGAAATCCCAAAGTAAATCCAAGAGGGAGGATTCCGGAGGCAGCTCTCGTCAGATGGATTCGCGCAGCAGCTCACGCAAGGAGTCAAACCAAGGCAGTTCGAAAGAGAAAGACAAAGCTAGAGGGGCTACCCAAATTGACTCCCCCAAAGAAGAATTTATCGGCAGTCGTAAGAAAGAAGATTTAAGACTTTCTTCGTGTGTGCAAGATCCACAGATTAGTTCGCGCAGAGCATCGATGATTAGCTCGCGGAGGGAATCACTGAGCAGTTACAGAAGAGACGACTCCAGGCTCAACTCGCAGAACAGCTCCCGATTGGGATCACATGTCAGCTCAAGGGCGGAGAATTCGCGTTCCAGCTCAAGGCGGGAATCGCAAGCCACCTCGCTGTACGGCAGTTCGGCGACCAGTAGCTTTGATTACCACATACACATGGAACAGGAAGTTCAGGTGGTCCAGCGGGATGAAGGGAGgcagaaggagaaggaggatgAGCCGAAGGAGCAACTGGAAAACGAGCAGCACCAAAAAGATGTGCGGCAAGGGGTACACAGGCGAAGAGAACAGCGGGACAAGGATCAACAGCTGGATAGGGAACAGAAGGCCATTCAGCAAAGAAAAGCTGAACAGCGCGAGAAGGAGCGCGAGCAGGAGCGAGAGTACACGGCAACGCAGTTCGAGAAGATTTGGAGCAGTCGGCGGCATGAGAACAAGGAGAACCAGCAACCCCAGAACTCTGTAGTGAACCCCTCCACCGGCGCAACTGCAATTGCCTCCACATCCTCCTCATCGATAGAAATGGGATCAGGGAGTAGACCGCGCGGGGAGTTGGATCTGGGAATCGATTTGCTCTGTTCTCTGGTGAAAACCCGCAGCCTCAGCCAGGGACAGAAGAAGAAACTCGTCAGGGATATTGCCAGGCGTATCTCCTGTCTGGAACTGGCCGAATCCAGCACTAGTTTGCGCTCCCTGAGCACAAACACAAAGGAGCAGCTGAAGG GATCACAGCAGCGGCAAGATGCGGCCACCAATACGACCCAGTCCAGTTCGAGAAGCTCCTCGAAAGCTGAACGCATTACTCTACCCGTGCCTGCTCCACGAAAGCGAGGAACTGCGGGAACACCTTCGCCACTGCCTGTCAGTTTATCGCACAGCGGCTCAACCAGCGCCTCACGCGAGCTGATCACCCAAAAGACCAATGTACCAACGCGCGAGGCTGCCTCAACGGATGCAGAAGCCGAGCCCTCGGATTCGCAGGAGTGGCTGAATCCCATGACCCAGAGTGAAATAGAGTACGAGCAGCGTTTGAAGGGCGGCGCGGATGCGGAGCGAAGGAAGCAGCTCAACTGGATCGACACAGAGATTCGTCGCCTGGAGGCGCTGCAGAAGCTGTTGTTCAATGCCATTGCCACGTTGCCCAACAGTTCGCACATTGAAGCGGACAAGGAATCTGAGCGACCGCCAATGGAGTATCTTTTGCCACAAGGAATGCCAGCTGAGGTCTTTGAAGAGGTGGAAAATCCGGGAACACCAACTACACCGCCGCTCCCAATGCGAATTGAATCGGCGGGAATGACGCTCAGGAAACTGCCTCAAACTCCTACGCCGCCagcaccgccaccaccaccaccaccagctcACCTTAACCAGCAGAAACCACTGGGCCGCAAAAAGATGGCCACTCCCGTGCTCGCCTCGAGTAGCTCCACCAGTGGCGGTGGTCGCAGCGAAAGTGTTTGCTCCTTTGTCCAGCAAAGGCAGCGGCAGTTCCGCGAGCATTATCagaaccagcagcagcaacagttgctactgctgcagcaacagaaactctaccagcagcagaagcagctaAACCAGCAAAAAGATCTTTTgaaacagaagcagcaacagtgTGCTGCTCATTGCGAGCATTGTGGGCACCAGCGGACTTGTGTTCATCAGCAGCATTGCCCG CAATACCAGCGGCGACAGCAGGAGACACAGAAGCAACACGACGAACGAGAGCAATATATGCAGATGCAGTACGCCCAGGCGGCGGGCAGTGGCTATGCCACTCCACTCCAGAGTGGCAGCGCCGGCTATAGCTGTGCGGATAACAAGGAAGCCATCTACTACCAGGTGGTCAACTCGCAGGGAGCAGCTAGCTATGTGCAAGCAACGATGATGAGCACAGGGGCACAGGGACACGAAGCATCTGCAACTggcggaggagcaggcggGTCGGCCATCAGCAGGTCgaccacaaccaccaccagtTCGTCCACCTCGATGATGTGCATCAGCTCGGATATGTCCATACCCATGGGCATGGTGAACACGTGTGAGACCACCACCACGACCACCACACATCAGTACGACGATGTGGCATGCCAGCGGGTGCGCAGGCTGCGCAAGGAGACCAGGCAGCTGCATGCAGAGAGCATGCAACGCCAGACGCTGCAAGTGCGTCCACGTGCCATTGCCTATGCCATTCAGTTTACGCCGGCGGGCGACAGTGAGGTGTTTCCGGAAACGCGTTCCTTGCAGGATCAACTGCAGCTGGCACGTCCCGAGTTCTGTGCCAAGTCCAAGCAGCGCAAGGCCATACTGAACCAGATGCAGATGATACGCAACCATCGGCGCCAGGAGCTCGACAATCTGCTGTGCGAGAATACCAGCTTGGAGACGCTGGACAGGCGtctgcagcagctgccacCGCCAGCCACAT CTCGCTTGAGGGTATTTACCACCAGGGAAATGAAGGCGATGACCACCAAACGCTGCCAAAGTCTGCCGGAAGTGATGGCCGCCCAAAGTCGGCAGCAGGAGGAGCGGCGCCGTCGCTGCAATCGTCTGATGCGGGATGTCTTCAACAAG CGCCTTCAAAATCGCGTGGCCAACGGACAAATTTCGCTCAATCACAGTGCGGCAATCATCTAG